One window of Acipenser ruthenus chromosome 17, fAciRut3.2 maternal haplotype, whole genome shotgun sequence genomic DNA carries:
- the LOC117423236 gene encoding ATPase family AAA domain-containing protein 5-like isoform X3: MGCLKWALFTAPHVMNKHKQIVTTVLACPPIGGIGRAKGVQLQADMVGVVAMASVVEDFETQPCKKQREDVETPAKTIASYFLPVPKAVEKPFSPPRSNNIMSYFKKTPPATCKSTTLDKAKETADQTPETPGKTKTHRLSREKKLGKGVNLSKQLNSIQKKSCEEAVVIADSSNDSCSVVESGREELVTGILGSDTAALLAQISADSYVMEDTQEETTSGQTLRTDLKEKVLKMPPKKRKYTKRKQKVKPQSEDKPPQVSLEKPLKEDEEGKDEPAVKTKSRAKQTARIQVSRESDSAPCETSLEGNQDGAFSLNDSTVTISFEEFLESQKEGGASTSPAGLEAERREAVEQSPPLQLSPRTVTTQAQVHRVFRPPASAGPAKKPQKKIASIFCKNRKDDEVQFVEIGQVPCDENVEQAAPKRKSNVVMEEEELELAVIETAASSPLKPKCTLEEKKQFMDAFKKPTLDGSKSRLKKGPSKQKEATEKAVNRQEEGEKSDRTEKDEEKESDAVTEKGKDGKLATAERRGRKLTKRGRKCAAKAEEDASNTVTAEEVSGAGKNLNPEEAVEQRSTAVTPVPAEKTNRKLTRGGAKQTSAGSTPSTNMRRGELAARPSKLSQDSPVQVLTPRMSRRKGGVYRSEMITAPDDTQSPIRMRFSRVFPRSPRGSRKAAGVEEDSEMTPRSSKKKNTLKAKKLVQKAKALKQKSSKGSVESAESLRRSSRQQDLPTRKSYYEDEDSVVMVEDSIEDCSPASDVLSARRTQKKLRSLNDVLGKNVAPKNSADSKAALCKKAPKTGVISIFDDSSRDDSENSQGDEQFRAKRDFLKSGLPDTLKRQIAKTAASREVYSIACASFQAVTHVLQRSPECALWTLTWPASPLLKQLREDSDELTITKAAKCVVSLVEFTDLKSRSTFVKPTIELSGWRVDFSEEVRKCLLEEIRSSNPPFPVRRFYNWFMKKRTEHLLLPIAAAPDPEEASCLPVDQLQTGGKRKRCEDGGEEDKAPKRKRAGRGESAVILIGDSPENAQDRPARRGRGAAAEEACREAPVKGRLSRRSRRKQQQQDDVIMLEDNKQPAGDAVKQDSVKEDVLWTEKYQPQHSSEVIGNSGAVKKLHSWLKEWKLRADREEKKKQKEKKQEKEKSEAWDDDDFKDDQSEDELEDLLCNTVLITGPPGVGKTAAVYACAQELGFKVFEVNASSQRSGRQILSQLKEATQSHQVDIQGVNMHKPSYFSSSTVSKSLFNTITNSPRKVNSPRKVVSSPRKLPQSPRGAGPKKGKLAPTALADFFNVKARAKDKEKGKPGKEEKHVDEEKLQKPSKGKKGGTQGKEALATKPASEYKGVLTEEPSKKTATSLILFEEVDVIFEDDSGFLAAIKTFMATTKRPVILTTSDPTFNLMFDGCFEEIHFKTPSVVNVASYLQLLCLTENLRTDVKDFSSLLALNNCDIRQSLLHLQFWTRTGGGSLVDRPLSVPAVTESHVEKHGPVVRTGAKQSSESKPVCLQPREAVLRDVPKCDVGCSENLLGLQNIEYSQDLLSVLQHKISTAGDWSKLLQLLAECRGTRLDFTYSNLELLLPLPVKFLPESSEKPPAEEADPEPEPLALSQKADVPLEGVVSAEPSPLKVSSRMKRKRRLELLLDDRDPFQSDSDSEDSFQSLPPTAPTLHAKENPIHSDAASKPAFVKPVKKPQTPAEHTCSQLVSQCLDSLSEFLDHMSFLDSSLLKEAVEKEGPCKWDQSRWSAAEIKNGLSDERRSERCDWRSSRSSAEIKVAVEWLSFQKCRTVISEAMDSTLSRCKELGKDPTEELTLPVSAHRNGVSFIQSAPCKPSVVHKRSEIMKTVFSNKSFISQGNRQAAVVDYLPTLRGICRAEKLKEECRVKRRFLHYFKGMNLDLPKQTVDALAADFP; encoded by the exons ATGGGCTGCCTCAAGTGGGCGCTGTTTACCGCGCCCCACGTCATGAATAAACACAAGCAGATCGTGACGACAGTCCTCGCCTGCCCTCCGATTGGTGGAATCGGCCGTGCCAAAG GTGTGCAACTACAAGCAGATATGGTTGGGGTAGTGGCAATGGCATCTGTGGTTGAAGACTTTGAGACACAA CCGTGCAAGAAGCAAAGGGAAGATGTTGAAACTCCTGCTAAAACAATCGCCAGCTACTTCCTACCTGTGCCTAAAGCAGTTGAGAAACCTTTCTCTCCCCCGAGATCGAATAACATCATGTCCTATTTCAAAAAGACACCCCCAGCAACTTGCAAAAGCACTACACTGGACAAAGCTAAGGAAACGGCAGACCAGACTCCTGAAACCCCGGGAAAGACTAAGACTCACCGCCTCAGCAGAGAGAAGAAGCTGGGTAAAGGGGTGAATTTGAGCAAGCAGTTGAACAGTATCCAGAAGAAAAGCTGCGAGGAAGCGGTGGTGATCGCTGACTCCAGCAATGACTCCTGCAGTGTTGTGGAGAGCGGTCGCGAGGAGCTAGTCACTGGAATACTGGGCAGCGACACGGCAGCACTGCTCGCTCAGATCAGCGCAGACAGCTACGTGATGGAAGACACCCAGGAAGAGACAACGTCCGGCCAAACCTTGAGAACAGACCTCAAAGAAAAGGTGCTTAAAATGCCCCCCAAGAAGAGAAAATACACCAAAAGGAAGCAGAAGGTGAAACCTCAAAGCGAGGATAAACCCCCACAGGTTTCGCTAGAAAAGCCGCTGAAAGAAGATGAAGAAGGGAAAGATGAACCTGCTGTCAAAACAAAGTCCAGAGCAAAGCAGACGGCCCGAATCCAGGTGTCTCGGGAGTCCGACAGCGCTCCGTGCGAGACGAGCCTGGAAGGGAATCAGGACGGCGCTTTCAGTTTAAACGACAGCACGGTTACCATCTCCTTCGAGGAGTTCCTGGAGAGTCAGAAGGAGGGCGGTGCCTCTACGTCCCCGGCAGGCTTGGAGGCTGAACGCAGGGAGGCGGTGGAGCAGAGTCCACCTCTGCAGCTTTCACCCAGGACCGTCACCACCCAAGCACAGGTTCATCGCGTCTTTCGGCCCCCCGCCTCGGCTGGCCCGGCTAAGAAACCTCAGAAGAAAATCGCCTCCATCTTTTGTAAGAACAGGAAAGACGACGAGGTCCAGTTCGTTGAAATCGGGCAGGTTCCCTGTGATGAAAACGTGGAGCAGGCAGCCCCCAAAAGAAAGTCGAATGTGGTGATGGAGGAAGAGGAGCTGGAACTGGCGGTAATCGAGACTGCTGCCAGCAGCCCTCTCAAGCCCAAGTGCACCCTGGAGGAGAAGAAGCAGTTCATGGACGCGTTCAAGAAGCCCACTCTGGACGGGTCCAAGAGCAGACTGAAAAAGGGCCCCAGCAAGCAGAAGGAGGCAACAGAGAAAGCTGTGAACCGACAAGAGGAAGGAGAAAAGAGCGACAGGACAGAAAAAGACGAGGAGAAGGAGTCTGACGCCGTCACTGAAAAGGGCAAGGATGGGAAGCTGGCCACGGCAGAGAGGAGAGGCAGAAAGCTGACGAAAAGAGGCAGGAAATGCGCAGCGAAAGCAGAGGAAGATGCTTCCAACACAGTGACCGCAGAGGAGGTATCAGGGGCTGGCAAGAATCTGAATCCGGAGGAGGCTGTTGAACAGAGATCTACTGCTGTCACCCCCGTGCCAGCTGAGAAGACTAACAGGAAGCTCACAAGAGGAGGCGCCAAGCAGACGTCCGCTGGCTCAACACCCTCTACAAACATGCGTCGCGGAGAGCTGGCTGCTCGTCCCAGTAAGCTGTCGCAGGACAGCCCGGTACAGGTATTGACCCCGAGAATGAGCAGGCGGAAAGGTGGTGTCTACAGGTCTGAGATGATTACAGCCCCCGACGATACCCAGAGCCCCATCAG GATGAGGTTTAGTCGTGTGTTCCCACGCAGCCCTCGAGGATCTAGAAAGGCTGCTGGTGTTGAAGAAGATTCAGAAATGACTCCAAGGAGCAGCAAG AAAAAGAATACGTTAAAAGCCAAGAAACTGGTTCAGAAAGCCAAGGCTCTGAAGCAGAAGTCGTCCAAGGGTTCTGTGGAAAGCGCTGAGTCTTTAAGACGATCATCTCGGCAACAAGATCTTCCAACGAGAAAGAGCTATTATGAGGATGAG GACTCTGTGGTCATGGTTGAAGATTCGATAGAGGATTGCAGTCCAGCCTCTGACGTGCTGTCGGCACGGAGGACTCAAAAGAAGCTCCGCAGTTTGAACGATGTCTTGGGAAAGAATGTAGCGCCGAAGAACTCTGCTG ATTCCAAAGCTGCTCTTTGTAAGAAGGCACCTAAAACTGGAGTCATCTCCATCTTTGATGACAGCAG TCGCGATGACTCTGAGAactctcagggtgatgagcagttcCGAGCCAAGAGGGACTTCTTAAAGAGTGGTTTGCCCGACACCCTGAAGAGACAGATTGCTAAAACTGCAGCCAGTCGGGAGGTCTACTCGATTGCGTGTGCGTCGTTCCAGGCCGTCACGCATGTATTGCAGAGATCTCCGG aGTGTGCCCTGTGGACACTGACGTGGCCTGCGTCCCCTCTGCTGAAGCAGCTGAGAGAAGATAGTGACGAACTGACAATAACAAAGGCTGCAAAGTGTGTCGTTTCATTAGTGGAATTCACAGATTTGAAATCCAGGTCTACGTTTGTCAAACCCACAATTGAG CTGTCTGGCTGGAGAGTGGATTTCTCTGAAGAAGTGAGAAAGTGTTTGTTGGAGGAAATCAGGTCATCTAACCCACCTTTCCCAGTGCGAAGGTTTTACAATTGGTTCATGAAGAAACGCACTGAACACCTTTTACTGCCCATTGCTGCAGCCCCAG ATCCTGAAGAAGCGTCCTGTTTACCCGTGGACCAGCTGCAGACTGGCGGAAAGAGAAAGCGCTGTGAGGACGGTGGAGAAGAGGACAAGGCTCCCAAGCGAAAGAGGGCGGGCCGCGGGGAGAGTGCTGTGATTCTGATCGGTGATTCTCCTGAAAACGCCCAGGATAGACCAGCGAGGAGAGGCCGAGGCGCCGCTGCGGAGGAGGCTTGCAGAGAAGCCCCAGTGAAGGGGAGGCTGAGCCGCAGGTCGAGgcgcaagcagcagcagcaggatgaTGTCATCATGCTGGAGGACAACAAGCAGCCTGCAGGCGATGCAGTCAAACAAG ATTCAGTAAAGGAGGATGTATTGTGGACCGAGAAATACCAACCCCAGCACTCCAGTGAAGTGATTGGCAACTCGGGTGCTGTAAAGAAGTTACACAG ttggtTGAAAGAGTGGAAACTAAGAGCGGACCGtgaggaaaagaaaaaacagaaggagaagaaacaagaaaaagaaaagagtG AAGCCTGGGACGATGATGATTTCAAAGATGACCAGTCGGAGGATGAGCTCGAGGATCTTCTGTGTAACACCGTGCTCATCACAGGGCCCCCTGGAGTGGGGAAGACGGCAGCCGTCTATGCTTGTGCGCAGGAGCTGGGTTTTAAG GTGTTTGAGGTGAATGCATCCTCGCAGCGCAGTGGGAGGCAGATTCTGTCCCAGCTGAAGGAAGCCACCCAGTCCCACCAGGTTGACATACAAGGAGTGAACATGCACAAGCCCAGCTACTTCAGCAGCAGCACTGTCAGCAAGTCTCTATTCAACACCATCACCAACTCTCCAA gaaaagtGAATTCCCCGCGGAAGGTGGTCTCCTCCCCCAGGAAGCTCCCCCAGTCCCCCCGAGGAGCAGGGCCCAAGAAAGGGAAGCTGGCCCCCACAGCCCTCGCTGACTTCTTCAATGTCAAGGCAAGAGCCAAAGACAAGGAGAAGGGAAAACCGGGAAAGGAAGAGAAGCACGTGGATGAAG aaaagtTGCAGAAGCCCTCCAAAGGGAAGAAAGGGGGCACTCAAGGAAAAGAGGCGCTGGCGACCAAGCCTGCTTCTGAGTACAAGGGAGTGCTGACAGAGGAGCCCAGCAAGAAGACTGCAACGTCTCTCATCCTGTTCGAAGAG GTCGATGTTATTTTTGAGGATGATTCTGGATTTTTGGCTGCTATCAAGACGTTCATGGCAACAACCAAGAGGCCTGTAATCTTAACCACTAGCG ATCCAACATTTAACTTGATGTTTGATGGCTGCTTcgaagaaatacattttaaaactcctTCTGTG GTTAATGTTGCAAGCTATCTGCAACTCCTTTGCTTGACTGAGAACTTGAGAACCGATGTGAAGGATTTTTCCTCTCTCCTCGCCTTAAATAACTGTGACATCCGGCAAAGCCTGCTCCACCTGCAGTTCTGGACCCGGACTGGAGGGGGCAGTCTTGTGGATCGGCCGCTCTCTGTTCCAG ctgtaaCGGAGTCTCATGTTGAGAAGCATGGTCCTGTGGTGAGAACTGGTGCTAAACAGAGTTCAGAGAGCAAACCTGTGTGTCTGCAGCCTAGGGAGGCTGTTCTGCGTGATGTGCCAAAATGTGACGTGGGCTGTTCTGAAAATCTGCTGGGTTTACAGAATATAGAGTATTCACAGGATCTGCTCTCTGTGCTTCAG CATAAGATCTCCACTGCAGGGGACTGGAGTAAACTTCTCCAGCTGCTTGCAGAGTGCCGGGGGACGAGGCTGGATTTCACGTACAGCAATCTGGAGCTGCTCCTGCCGTTGCCAGTGAAGTTCCTGCCTGAATCCAGTGAAAAGCCTCCGGCTGAGGAGGCTGATCCCGAACCCGAACCCTTGGCACTTTCCCAGAAGGCTGATGTTCCTCTGGAGGGTGTCGTCTCTGCAGAGCCCAGCCCTTTGAAAGTCTCCTCGAGGATGAAGAGGAAACGAaggctggagctgctgctggacGACCGGGATCCGTTTCAGTCTGATTCAGACTCTGAGGACAGCTTCCAATCACTACCTCCAACAGCCCCTACCTTGCACGCCAAGGAAAACCCCATTCATTCAGACGCTGCTTCTAAGCCAGCTTTTGTAAAGCCCGTAAAGAAACCCCAAACTCCAGCGGAACACACCTGCTCCCAGCTTGTATCCCAGTGCCTCGATTCCTTATCCGAGTTCCTGGACCACATGTCGTTCTTGGATTCTTCCCTTCTCAAGGAAGCTGTGGAAAAGGAGGGGCCTTGCAAATGGGATCAGTCTCGCTGGTCCGCTGCAGAAATTAAGAACGGACTGTCAGACGAGAGGCGGTCAGAGCGTTGCGACTGGAGGAGTTCTCGGAGCTCTGCGGAGATCAAAGTGGCAGTGGAGTGGCTGAGTTTTCAGAAGTGTCGGACAGTTATTTCGGAGGCGATGGACAGCACGCTGAGCCGGTGTAAAGAACTGGGGAAGGATCCCACGGAGGAGCTGACCCTTCCAGTCTCCGCACACAGAAACGGAGTGAGCTTCATTCAGAGTGCGCCCTGTAAACCAAG CGTGGTGCACAAGAGATCTGAAATAATGAAGACTGTGTTCTCCAACAAGTCCTTTATCAGTCAGGGTAACAGACAGGCTGCCGTGGTGGACTACCTGCCTACGCTCAGGGGCATTTGCAGAGCCGAAAAGTTGAAAGAAGAATGCAGAGTAAAGCGAAG ATTTCTGCACTACTTTAAGGGAATGAACCTTGATCTCCCCAAACAAACTGTAGATGCTCTGGCAGCTGACTTTCCTTAA